In the Populus trichocarpa isolate Nisqually-1 chromosome 1, P.trichocarpa_v4.1, whole genome shotgun sequence genome, one interval contains:
- the LOC7478536 gene encoding non-specific phospholipase C1 — translation MTSRRLSLTSLLFLYLVVSSQSLDFDDLHKRHKPKIKGPIKTLVVLVMENRSFDHVLGWLKSTRPDIDGLSGSESNRISASDRNSDEVFVSDDAVFIDSDPGHSFQAIREQIFGSNDSFADPAPMNGFVQQAKSMGETMSKTVMSGFKPSLLPVYTELANEFAVFDRWFASVPASTQPNRFYVHSATSHGAMSNVRKDLIHGFPQRTIFDSLDDNGLSFGIYYQNIPATLFFKSLRKLKHLLKFHSYELKFKLHAKLGKLPNYVVVEQRYFDVELFPANDDHPSHDVARGQRFVKEVYEILRSSPQWKEMALLITYDEHGGFYDHVPTPVRGVPNPDGIIGPDPYYFQFDRLGIRVPTFLISPWIDKGTVIHEPDGPRPDSQFEHSSIPATVKKLFNLNSNFLTRRDTWAGSFENYFYLRDTPRDDCPETLPDVTTSLRPWGPKEDASLSEFQVEMIQLASQLNGDHVLNAYPDIGKSMTVGEANRYAEDAVRRFLEAGRAALRAGANESAIVTMKPSLTSRVPAGDNGRYQKAY, via the exons ATGACTTCTCGTCGACTATCGCTCACCTCTTTGCTCTTTCTTTATCTAGTAGTTTCCTCTCAGTCCCTAGACTTTGATGATTTACACAAAAGAcacaaacccaaaatcaaaGGCCCCATCAAGACCCTAGTAGTTCTCGTCATGGAGAATCGCTCCTTTGACCACGTTCTCGGCTGGCTCAAGTCAACCCGACCCGACATCGACGGCTTATCTGGTTCCGAATCGAATCGAATCTCTGCTTCCGACCGTAACTCCGACGAAGTCTTTGTCTCCGACGACGCGGTCTTCATCGACTCGGACCCTGGCCACTCGTTCCAGGCGATCCGAGAACAGATATTTGGGTCAAACGATAGTTTCGCTGACCCGGCTCCAATGAACGGGTTCGTGCAACAAGCGAAGAGCATGGGTGAAACCATGTCGAAAACCGTCATGAGCGGGTTCAAACCGAGTCTTTTACCGGTTTACACCGAGTTAGCGAATGAGTTCGCCGTTTTTGACCGGTGGTTCGCGTCGGTTCCCGCGTCAACTCAGCCGAACCGGTTCTATGTCCACTCAGCAACGTCACACGGAGCCATGAGTAACGTGCGGAAAGACCTTATCCATGGATTCCCTCAAAGAACGATATTCGATTCACTTGACGATAATGGCCTCAGTTTCGGGATATATTACCAAAACATCCCTGCAACCCTGTTTTTCAAATCGTTGAGGAAATTAAAGCACTTGTTGAAGTTTCACAGTTACGAACTGAAGTTCAAATTGCATGCGAAGCTAGGGAAGTTACCTAATTATGTGGTGGTGGAGCAGAGGTACTTTGACGTGGAGTTATTTCCAGCCAATGATGATCACCCATCACATGACGTGGCAAGAGGACAGAGGTTTGTGAAGGAGGTGTATGAGATATTGAGGAGCAGTCCGCAGTGGAAAGAGATGGCTCTTCTGATTACTTATGATGAGCATGGTGGATTTTATGATCACGTACCTACGCCCGTCAGAGGGGTACCGAATCCGGATGGGATTATCGGGCCTGACCCTTATTATTTCCAGTTTGACCGCTTGGGTATTCGGGTTCCGACCTTTTTGATCTCTCCTTGGATTGACAAGGGTACTG TGATACACGAGCCAGATGGGCCAAGACCAGATTCACAATTTGAGCATTCTTCAATCCCTGCAACGGTGAAGAAGCTGTTTAACTTGAACTCGAATTTCTTGACAAGGAGGGATACATGGGCTGGTAGTTTTGAGAATTACTTTTACCTTCGTGACACTCCGCGTGATGATTGTCCAG AAACCCTGCCAGACGTGACAACATCATTGAGGCCATGGGGACCAAAAGAAGATGCAAGCCTCTCTGAGTTTCAAGTTGAGATGATCCAGCTTGCATCACAGCTCAATGGCGATCATGTACTGAATGCTTACCCGGATATTGGCAAAAGCATGACAGTGGGTGAAGCCAACAGATATGCTGAGGATGCAGTTAGGAGGTTCCTTGAAGCTGGCAGGGCTGCTCTTAGAGCTGGAGCAAATGAATCTGCTATTGTCACAATGAAACCTTCCCTCACCAGCCGAGTTCCAGCGGGGGATAATGGTCGCTACCAGAAAGCCTATTAA
- the LOC18095061 gene encoding ammonium transporter 1 member 3-like yields MYFYNQGTPFFAIKYIPNTSYDYSYFLYQWAFTIAFGKPVPIRVHNATLVVLGTLLLWFGWFGLNPGSFGKILVAYPNTNNQGNGTSVGRAALTTTLACSRAGITTLFGRRLLVGHWDALDVCNGLLGGFIAITSGFSVVEPWAAIVCGFCAARVLIGLNIVTLKLQFDDPLEATQLHDGCGVVRPYGLFLGGGWGLTGCQVIEVLVIAAWVSLTMGPVFFALDKLKMLRISIDEEVAGLDISSHGGYAYPAHPEESHPRFCADYMRIQDQNHS; encoded by the exons ATGTACTTTTATAATCAAG GGACACCCTTCTTTGCTATCAAATATATTCCCAATACCTCTTACGACTATAGTTACTTTCTCTACCAATGGGCTTTTACTATAGCATTTGGTAAGCCAGTGCCAATACGTGTGCACAATGCAACTCTTGTGGTGCTTGGGACATTGTTACTGTGGTTTGGCTGGTTTGGGCTCAACCCTGGTTCATTTGGTAAGATTCTTGTGGCCTACCCCAACACAAACAATCAAGGTAACGGGACCAGTGTTGGCCGGGCTGCATTAACAACTACATTGGCATGTTCGCGCGCCGGAATCACAACCCTATTTGGCCGGCGATTACTAGTAGGCCATTGGGATGCATTAGATGTTTGCAATGGATTGCTTGGTGGTTTTATTGCAATTACTTCAGGATTTTCAGTTGTGGAGCCATGGGCCGCAATTGTATGTGGGTTCTGTGCAGCTCGGGTCTTGATTGGGCTAAACATCGTGACTCTAAAGCTGCAATTTGATGACCCCTTAGAGGCAACTCAGCTGCATGACGGATGTGGTGTGGTGAGACCCTATGGCCTTTTTTTAGGTGGTGGATGGGGTCTGACTGGATGCCAAGTGATTGAGGTGTTGGTGATTGCAGCCTGGGTTAGCCTAACAATGGGACCTGTTTTCTTTGCACTTGACAAGCTTAAGATGCTGAGGATATCAATTGATGAAGAAGTAGCAGGCCTTGATATCTCTAGTCATGGAGGCTATGCCTATCCTGCGCACCCGGAAGAGAGCCATCCTCGCTTCTGCGCAGATTATATGCGTATCCAAGATCAAAATCATTCATGA
- the LOC7468000 gene encoding DEAD-box ATP-dependent RNA helicase 51, whose product MAEQKHNRSAEEEEMKKRKRKRNRAKKEAQEKNLNEIEGGEAKEQEEEDREVEEVKDKKKKNKNKKSKKESEEEEKEKEKVVEEEEEEEKETVKKVKSGGGIMSTESFDSLGLSEATRKTIQEMGFENLTQIQARAIPPLLVGKDVLGAARTGSGKTLAFLIPAVELLHNVHFAPRNGTGVVVICPTRELAIQTHAVAKDLLKYHSQTLGLVIGGAARRGEAERLVKGVNLLVATPGRLLDHLQNTKGFIYKNLKCLTIDEADRILEANFEEEMKQIIKLLPKARQTALFSATQTKKVEDLARLSFQTTPVYIDVDDGRTKVTNEGLQQGYCVVPSAKRFVLLYSFLKRNLSKKVMVFFSSCNSVKFHADLLRYIQVECFDIHGKQKQQKRTSTFFDFCKAEKGILLCTDVAARGLDIPAVDWIVQFDPPDEPKEYIHRVGRTARGEGAKGNALLFLIPEELQFLRYLKAAKVPVKEYEFDQKKLANVQSQLEKLVANNYYLNKSAKDAYRSYMLAYNSHSMKDIFNVHRLDLQAVAASFCFSSPPKVNLNMESNASKFRKKTHKGSRNGFNESNPYGRQSDGDEKRQFARY is encoded by the exons ATGGCAGAACAGAAGCATAATCGATCAGCAGAGGAGGAAGAGATGAAGAAGAGGAAACGTAAGCGAAACAGAGCAAAAAAAGAAGCACAAGAGAAAAATCTCAATGAAATCGAAGGAGGAGAAGCGAAGgagcaggaggaggaggataggGAAGTTGAGGAGGTGAaagataagaagaagaagaataaaaataagaagagtaagaaggaaagtgaagaggaagagaaagaaaaagaaaaggtggtggaggaggaggaggaggaagagaaagagacGGTGAAGAAGGTGAAAAGTGGAGGTGGGATTATGAGTACGGAGTCATTTGACTCGTTGGGATTATCCGAAGCCACTCGTAAGACTATTCAAGAGATGGGATTTGAGAATTTGACACAg ATTCAAGCCAGGGCAATTCCACCACTCCTAGTAGGAAAAGATGTTCTTGGTGCTGCAAGGACAGGTTCTGGGAAAACTCTTGCGTTTCTAATACCAGCGGTAGAATTATTACATAATGTTCATTTTGCTCCTCGCAATGGAACGGGTGTTGTTGTTATTTGCCCGACAAGAGAACTTGCAATACAG ACTCATGCTGTGGCAAAAGACCTTCTCAAGTATCACTCTCAGACTCTTGGCTTGGTTATTGGTGGTGCAGCAAGAAGAGGAGAAGCGGAACGCCTTGTTAAAGGGGTAAATTTACTAGTGGCAACCCCTGGTCGACTTCTTGATCATCTTCAAAATACGAAGGGATTTATCTATAAGAATCTAAAG TGCCTTACGATTGATGAAGCAGACAGGATATTGGAGGCAAATTTTGAGGAAGAAATGAAGCAAATTATCAAGCTTCTACCAAAG GCTAGGCAAACTGCTTTATTTTCAGCTACCCAAACTAAAAAG GTGGAGGACCTTGCTCGGTTGTCATTTCAGACAACTCCTGTATATATTGATGTGGATGATGGTAGAACGAAG GTCACAAATGAAGGTCTGCAGCAAGGCTATTGTGTAGTGCCAAGTGCCAAGAGATTTGTCCTTTTGTACTCCTTTTTGAAGAGAAATTTGTCAAAGAAAGTGATGGTCTTCTTCTCTTCATGTAACTCGGTCAAGTTTCATGCTGATCTTCTCAGATACATTCAGGTGGAATGCTTTGATATCCATGGAAAACAAAAGCAACAGAAAAGAACCTCTACCTTTTTTGATTTCTGCAAAGCAGAGAAAGGCATCTTGCTTTGTACTGATGTTGCAGCTCGTGGACTTGATATTCCTGCTGTG GACTGGATTGTGCAGTTTGATCCTCCTGATGAACCCAAG GAATACATCCACAGGGTTGGTCGAACAGCACGAGGGGAAGGTGCAAAAGGAAATGCCTTGCTTTTCCTGATTCCAGAAGAGCTACAGTTTTTGCGCTATCTGAAG GCAGCAAAAGTCCCTGTCAAAGAGTATGAATTTGATCAGAAGAAGCTGGCAAATGTTCAGTCTCAGCTG GAGAAGTTGGTGGCCAACAACTACTATTTGAACAAGTCAGCTAAAGATGCATATAGATCTTACATGTTAGCCTATAATTCACATTCTATGAAGGACATCTTTAATGTCCACCGACTCGATCTGCAG GCTGTTGCTGCTTCATTTTGCTTTTCTTCTCCACCGAAGGTGAATCTAAACATGGAAAGCAATGCTTCCAAGTTTAGGAAGAAAACACACAAAGGAAGCCGAAATGGTTTCAATGAGAGCAATCCTTACGGAAGGCAGAGTGATGGAGATGAAAAGCGACAATTTGCAAGGTATTAG
- the LOC7467999 gene encoding E3 ubiquitin-protein ligase AIRP2: MGKLSFKDSLKALEADIQHANTLALDHPRENDGARLQMRLSYSPAAQIFLFLVQWTDCNLAGALGLLRILIYLTYADGKTTMSVQERKASIGEFYAVIFPSLLQLQGGITDVEDRKQKEACTLRYRRNDELGDKGKLSEFDIEREEECGICLEMNSKVVLPNCSHSLCLRCYQDWLPRSQSCPFCRGSLKRVNSGDLWIYTDNADVVDLSSIMIQDCKRLFMYIDKLALVVPDPVYMIYDSHVK, translated from the exons ATGGGAAAGTTGTCTTTCAAGGATTCTCTCAAAGCTCTCGAAGCTGACATCCAGCACGCCAATACTCT TGCTTTAGATCATCCGAGGGAGAATGATGGAGCTCGTCTTCAGATGCGACTATCATATAGTCCAGCAGCCcaaatttttctctttctcgTCCAGTGGACAGATTGTAATCTTGCTGGTGCCCTGGGTTTGCTAAGAATTCTTATTTATCTT ACCTATGCAGATGGGAAAACCACTATGTCTGTTCAAGAAAGGAAAGCTAGCATTGGAGAATTTTATG CGGTGATATTTCCTTCTTTGTTGCAACTTCAAGGAGGAATTACAGATGTGGAAGATAGGAAACAGAAAGAGGCATGTACTTTGAGATATAGAAGAAATGATGAGTTGGGGGATAAGGGGAAACTCTCAGAATTCGACATAGAAAGGGAAGAAGAGTGTGGGATTTGCCTGGAGATGAACAGCAAGGTTGTATTGCCTAATTGCAGTCATTCTTTGTGTTTGAGGTGCTATCAGGATTG GCTCCCGCGGTCTCAATCGTGCCCCTTCTGTCGCGGTAGTCTTAAAAGGGTCAATTCTGGTGACCTTTGGATCTATACAGACAACGCTGATGTTGTTGATTTATCCTCGATTATGATTCAGGATTGCAAGAGGCTATTCATGTACATCGATAAGTTGGCCCTTGTAGTTCCAGATCCTGTATATATGATCTATGATTCTCATGTGAAGTAG